The following DNA comes from Alphaproteobacteria bacterium HT1-32.
ATTCCGACAAGGTGCTTGAATCAGAACGGTTTGCGGCGGGTGCGCCGGAGAGGAACCCGGAAAAAGGCGAGTTTCTGACGCGGGTTTATGAAGACAACGGGGGGCAGGGGCCGGTCATCACCATTGGACGTCCGATCTATCTGGAAGACCGTTTTGCGGGAGTCGTCGCCGTCGATCTGGCATTGCGCCAGCTTAACCGCTTCATCGAGGCGTTTCCGGAGCAATATGGCAGACTGATTCTGAGCGAGCGGGACGGGAATGTTTTCCTGCCGGTGGGCAGCCAGCTCAGCAGAGCAGATCATGAGATCGCCCTGCCACTGAATGCAGCGGACTGGACCCTGTATCTGTCTGTTGACCGGTCACTTCAGATCGCGACAGCATTGCGGGCGGCATCCTGGGAAATCGGTGTCAGCCTTCTGTTGCTGATGTTTGTCGGACTGTTCGAATGGCGTCGGCGAATCGGGGGCAGGATCGTTGCGCAGAAAGAAGAACTGGCCTGTACCAACCTTGCCCTTGAGCAGGCCCGTGAAGTCGCTGAAACGGCAACGCAGGCGAAATCAAATTTTCTGGCCTCGATGAGTCATGAAATCCGCACACCGATGAATGGTGTCATGTCGATGGCCGAATTGCTGGACCAGACCGAACTGGATGATGACCAGCGCGGCATGACCACCATCATCCGGCAGTCCTCCTCGGCGCTGCTTGGTATCATCAACGATATTCTCGACTTCTCGAAGATTGAAGCCGGGCGTCTCGATATCGAGATGCTGAATATCGATCCGGGTGAGATCACCAAGGATGTGGGAGACCTGCTGGCCTTGCGGGCCGAGGAAAAAGGTCTCCATCTTGCTGTCGATATTGACCCCCGGCTGCCACAGCGGCTGAAGGGTGATCCGACCAGACTGCGTCAGATTCTGCTGAACCTTGGCGGGAATGCGATCAAGTTCACGGAAACCGGCACAGTGTCCCTGCGCATTTGTCTGCCGATTCTTTGCCCGACAGAGGCTGGCAGTGAACTCAGGCTGCGGCTGGAGGTGGAGGATACCGGCATCGGTTTGTCGGAAGAACAGAAGGCCCGCCTGTTTCAGCCTTTCGAGCAGGCGGACAGCTCGACCGCCCGGAAGTTTGGCGGGACAGGGCTTGGTCTGGCCATCTCGCATCGTCTTGCCGACATGATGGGAGGCCGCATTGGCGTTGAGAGTGTTCCGGGAGAGGGGTCAACATTCTGGGTTGAAATTCCCATGACAATCGTTGATCCGCGACCGGTCATGCCGCCTGCGGATATCTCGGACTGTGCCGTTGCTGTCGTCGGGTTTGAAGATACGCCCTTTGAAATGATTGAACGGGCACTTCGGTTTGCCAGAGCACCCGACCCGGTTCGGCTGGATAGCCCGCAGGCCCTGTTTGATGCTGCCAAAGCCGGGACTCTTCCTGGCCTGATTCTTGTTGAGGCGATGCTGGCTGGTGGACAGGGAGTATCTCTGGCCCGGCAGCTTAACCGGATTGCCCCCGATCCTGAACGCAAGCTGGTTCTGGTTGCATCACGGTTGCTGTTCTCGTCCCTCAGCAGTGCGGAACGGGCGGGCTACTACGCCAATCTGATCCACCCGGTCCGGCGTATCAGACTATGGAACGTGATGGCGGCCAGTCGGGGCCGGGTGGAACTGGAGAAGCTGAATATGACGGGAATGGCGTCTGACGCCGGTTTCGTCCCGCCGCCGCTGGAACAGGCCCGTGCTGCGAATGCCGTTATTCTGGTGGCAGAGGACAATAAGACGAATCAGGTTGTCATCAGCCGTCATCTGCAGCGCCTTGGTTATGCACATGAAGTTGTGAATGACGGCAGGCAGGCGCTGGAACGACTGGAAGAAGACGGCTTTGGCCTGTTGCTGACAGACTTTCATATGCCGGAAATGGACGGGTTTGAACTGACGGAAGCGATCCGTTCCGGGGAAGCAGGAACCGGCCGTCATCTGCCCATTGTTGCCCTGACGGCAGATGCGCTGGTCGGGACGGAACAGCATTGTCTTGATGCCGGGATGGATGCCTATCTGACCAAACCGATTGAAAGTGCCCGGCTTGCAGCAATGCTGGAATCCAGACTGCCACAGGCTCTGGACCTCCGTCAGCGGGGAGGAGCGAAAGAACCGGTACCGTCCGCCGTTATGGACAGCATTGATCCGGATATTTTTGCACTCGACAGGCTGACCGACAGCTTCGGGGCTTTTGATGACGAGGCCCGGGACTTTCTCCGGGAGTTCGTGGAGGATCTGCCGGACAGGATAAAGAGGATTGAGGTTGCAGTAAGCGTCGGTAATGTGCCTACTGCGCGTGAGGAAGCCCATTCTCTGAAAGGGGCTGCCTTGTCAATTGGCGCAACGCGGCTGGGAAATCTTGCATCGGACCTGCAGGATATGCTGGACGCTGAGGATATTGAATCAGCAGAACTGGTGGCGACAGTGCTGTCACCTACTGTTGATGAATTAAGGGATGCAATTGACAGGTTGATGACGTGACGGGGCATTTTGACTGATGGCGGTCGATTTCAAAAATACACGTGTTCTGGTTATCGATGATGAGGGCTATATCCGGCGGCTGATATGCAAGTCACTGCGCCAACTCGATATTCTGAATATCTATGAGGCAGAGGAAGGACAGTATGGATTGCAGCAGGTCGTGCGGGTGCGACCGCATCTGGTGCTGTGTGATATCCATATGGAACCGGTTGACGGGCTCACCTTTTTACGAAAACTCCGGGCCGCAAAACTGGAGTCGATTCGTAATACGCCCGTGGTTTTCCTGACCGGAGACAGTCATATCGATACGGTTGTGAAGGCGAGAGATCTGGAGCCGAACGGCTATATGGTAAAGCCGGTATCGGTGACTGATCTGAGGCAGCGTATCCAGTCGGTTCTCGACAAGTGAACGGCGGGCCGAATCGTCGGCGGGCTGAATAACTTTGACATCGGGCTATTTCTGCCGACAACCGTCAGATCATGTCTGATCTCGCCAAAGGCCTTTTCATCACCATTGGCGGCGTGCTGGTGCTCACGCCGGATTCGCTGCTTATCCGGCTGGCCGGAACCGATCCCTGGACGCTGATTTTCTGGCGTGGTCTGCTTTATGGCGGAACCATCACCATCGGATATCTGCTGCTGAAGCGCCGCCGGGCCCTGGCGTCTTATCTCAGTATCGGCCGGGCCGGACTGATTGCTTCATTTTTCTTTTCCCTGAACGCCTTCACGTTCGTTCTGGCGATGGACAATACTTCCGTCGCCAATGTGCTCATTCTCGTCGCCACATCGCCTCTGTTCTCCGGCCTGTTCGGGCTGTTCTTTCTGGGGGAACAGCTACGCTGGCGAACCTGGGCAGCGATTGCCGTGTCGCTCTGTGGTGTCGCCATTATTGCGCTGCCAAATCTCGGGGAGGGGGCGATCTTTGGTGATGCGATGGCCATTACCACCGCTGCCTCACTGGCTGCTGCCTTCACGATTTTCCGGGCCAACAGTTCGATTGATATGGCACCGACGGTTTCGATTTCCGGATTTCTGACGGCCGGTCTGGCGCTGTCTGTCGGCGCAACGCCGGTCATGACATCTGAATCCGCTCCCTGGATTTTGATGATGGGATGTTTTGTCCTGCCGGTCGCCTTCATTGCCTTTGCGGTCGGCCCCCGTTATCTGCCGGCGGCACAGGTCAGCCTGATCCTGCTGCTGGAGACGGTGCTCGGTCCTGTCTGGGTATGGTGGGCACTGGATGAGGGGGTGGGACCATTGACCCTGCTTGGCGGGGGCATCATTCTGGTGGCGCTGACGGTGGATTCGCTGTTCGCACTTCGCAACCACCGGCGGGCACTGAAATCCGTGGCCCGGCCCGGCGGGAATGTTATAAGCAGCAAAAATAACGGACGGAAATCATGAGCGGATTTGATCCTGACCGCTTCTACGACAGCGAGTTCGAACAGCATATGGCAGCGGCAACAGCAACCCGCGACGCGCTGAAGAAACCGTTCGCCCGTCTGGTGGAAGTCTGCGCGACGTCAGTGCGCAATGGCGGCAAGATTCTGTTTTTCGGAAATGGCGGCAGTGCCGGTGATGCCCAGCATCTGGCGACCGAACTGGCCGTCCGGTATGTCAGCAATCGTGAACCGATTGCAGCAATCGCCCTGACCACGGATACATCCGCCCTGACCGCCATCGGCAATGATCTGGGTTTCGACCAGCTGTTCGCCCGGCAAATTCACGCGATCGGCAAGGCCGGTGATGTCGCGCTTGGCATCACCACATCCGGACGCAGCCCGAATGTAACGCTGGCGCTGAAACAGGCGAAGGCTATGGGGCTGATTGCAGCCGGGCTGACCGGGCGGGACGGGGGTGATCTGCCGGGTCTGGCCGATCCGCTGCTGGTTGTGCCCTTTGATGTGACAGCGCGCATTCAGGAAATGCATATCACTCTTGGCCAGATGCTGTGCGGTGCGCTGGAGATTGAACTGGGTCTTGTACCCGCCCCTGCTGTCTGACTGTTTGCACCGGAGAGATCGACGTGACTGACCCTTCCACCCTCGCTGCGGATGTCGAGAAACTGTCTTCGGCCAAGGTGCTGGTTGTCGGCGATCTGATGCTGGACCGCTTCATCTATGGCCGGGCTGACCGGATTTCTCCGGAAGCGCCGATTCCGGTTCTGCGCATGGATCATGCGGAATCCATGCTCGGGGGTGCCGGTAATGTGGTGCGCAATCTGTCGGCACTTGGTGCAAGCTCGGCCTTCCTGACGATTGTTGGTGATGACGATGCAGGCCGGGATGTCACCCATCTGGTTGCAGAGGCGGAACGCACGGAACCTTTCCTGCTGGTTGAACGCGGACGCCAGACCACCATCAAGACCCGGTATTTCGCGTCCGGTCAGCAGTTGCTGCGGGCTGATCAGGAGACCACCACTCCGGCCGACCAGACGACGCGCCGCAAGATCATCGATCTCGCCCGCGATCTGCTGGGTGAATACAACGTTCTGGTCTTGTCTGATTATGGCAAGGGCGTGCTGGATGATGGTCTGTCGCGTGATCTGATTGATCTGGCACTGGCCATGGGCCGGCCGGTCATCGTTGACCCGAAAGGTGATGATTACGAGCGTTATCGCGGGGCGACTCTGGTCACACCGAACAAGAAGGAACTGGGTGTTGCAACCCGGCTGCCGGTTGACGGGGACAATAATGCCATTGTGGCGTCCCGCGAACTGGCTGCGAAATGCGGCATCCAGAATGTTCTGGTGACCCGCAGTCAGGAAGGCATGACACTGGTTGAAGGCAGCGGCCAGGAATTTCATCTGCCGGCTGAAGCGCGGGAAGTCTTCGATGTTTCCGGGGCGGGTGACACGGTTGTCGCAACCTTGTCGGCGGCGATCAGTGCCGGTGTTTCTCATCTCGACTCGGCGCGGCTGGCAAATACGGCTGCGGGGATTGTTGTCGGCAAGGTTGGTACCGCTGCGGTCTTTGCCGAGGAACTGATGGCGGCCCTGCATCATCAGGATATTGCGGCGGCTGAAGCCAAGGTGCTGGTGCGGGCTGCGCTGCTGGAGCGGGTTTCTCGCTGGCGGCGTCAGGGTCTGAAGGTTGGATTTACCAATGGCTGTTTCGATCTGCTGCATCCCGGCCATGTCATTCTGCTGCGCAAGGCGCGGGCGGCCTGTGACCGGCTGGTCCTGGGCCTCAACAGTGATGCCAGTGTCCAGCGCCTGAAAGGTCCTGAGCGTCCGGTGCAGACGGAAGCCGCCCGTTCCACCGTGCTTTCTTCGCTGGCTGCCGTTGATGTGGTGACAATCTTTGGCGAGGATACCCCGCTGGAACTGATCCGGGCCATCCGCCCGGACGTGCTGGTCAAGGGCGCGGACTACGCCGTCAGCGAAGTTGTCGGTGCGGATATCGTGCAGGCGGCTGGCGGTGAGGTCATGCTGGTCGATATCGAGGAAGGCCACAGCACCACAGCCATTATTGACCGCTCCCGGAGCTGAGAACCGGTCAGACCGGTTCATCAGTTATCAGCAACTGCCCGGCGTGATCGCAGGTTGTGAATATGGACTTTTTCGCCCGGCGCGATATCTGTTGTCGCTTCGCCGATAGCCTGCCCGTATTTGCGGATAACTTCTCCCTTGCGTACGGGGCGGATGCAAATCTTGAAATAGATATCCATGTCTTCCCGGGCCTGCACCTGCTCACCGGATGACAGCTCCACCAGATCACCGCACCGGGCGGCATCCAGCAGGGTGGCGACATGATCCTCGGCAAATAATGTAACGGCTTTCACGATCTTTTTCATGGCTAGAGCGCAGCATCAAAGCGACTGACGATATCGTCGCCTTCGCCCAGAATTTCCCCCCAGGACAGTTTGCCGTCAGCAGTCTGCCGGACATTTTCGGAAATCTGAAGGGTTGCTTCCTCCATGGATCTCCGGCCTGACATTATGCCATCAAGCGGTATGTCGATTTGCTCACCCAGATAGTCGCAGGCAGTGTCATTGGCGCAGATTTTCAAGGTTGGGCAGAGACCGTTTGTAAAGCTGTTCCCGGCACCTGTGGTAAACAGATGCAACTGGCATCCGGCTGCTGACAGGGCGGTCAGGTGCTCCGGCGCATAGTTCGGTGTATCCATGGCGAACAGTCCGGGCATATCAGGGGCTTCGCCATAGGCAAGAATACCGGAGATCGGCTGAGTTCCTGTCTTTGAGATGCCCCCCAGCGACTTTTCCTCGATCGTCGAGAGGCCGGAGCGAATATTCGTCGGACTGGGGTTGCTGCCGAGCAGGTCCAGTCCTGCCATCACGGCGCGGTTTTCCCGGTTACGGGGCAATTCCAGCAGTTTCCGGGATATGTCTTCATTTGCGCCACGTCCGGTCAGAAGATGTTCCGCGCCCAGCCATTCGACAACCTCACCGAAGATTGCAGATCCTCCGGAGGTGATATGCTGATCGATATAGGTGCCCACCGCGGGGTTTGCGACGAGGCCGGAACTTGGGTCGGATCGCCCGCATTTCAGGCCAATCCGTAATTCTGACAGCCTGGCCGGGATGCGTGGCTGACCGGAAATCTTGCGGACCAGCCGGGCGGCACGCCGGGTGCCCTCAGCCACCAGGGCAATGGCATCCTGATTGACATCATCCATCGACAGGCAGTCGACCTGCTGTTTTTTGCTGCGCAGGGTGGCGGCCATTTTCTCCAGTTTGGGTACATGGTCCGATATCAGCAGCACGGCGCCAACGTTTGGATTACAGGCCAGCCCTTCAAGCGTACGCAGATGGGTGGCCTTGTCTTCACCAAGCAGTCCGGTGTTGTAGGGCATACAGATTGTGTGAGTGTTACGGACCATGCTGCCGATCCGGCGTGCGGCCGGACTGGTCAGGCCGGTGATCGACATCACCACAACGATGTTGCGGATTCCGACACTGCCATCAGCGCGCCGGTATCCGTGGAATTCGCTCCTGCTCATTTCACCTGCTTTCCTTGTCTCTGGCGATTGAGCCAGGGTTTGATCATCGGCGCCCAGAAGGCAGAGAGCACGATAATCACAGTGATACTGATCAGTACGATCGATAACGGACGCCCGAAGAAATAGGCCAGCAGTGAACCGTCCACACGAGCCAGTGAAGCTGAACGGGTGTAGCTTTCCTCGACCAGAGGCCCGAGAACCAGGCCAAGAATTAGGGGCGCGATCGCATAACGCAGGCGGAGCAGAATGAATCCCAGCAATCCGCAGGCAAAGGCAACATAGATATCGAACGCATTATTGCGTACGGAGAACGCTCCCACGATGGTCAGCGCAAAAACAGCCGGAACAATATGTACGACACGAATCCGCAGGATCAGCGAATAGAGCGGCATCAGCACCAGACCGGTGAGCAGCATTGCCAGGCAGATCGGAAACAGCGCGACGATGAAGCGGTAGGCGACATCACCATGCTCAATAAAAAGCCGTGGTCCGGGAATGATCCCGTTGATGGTCAGTGAACCATACAGAATGGCGGCGCTGGCCGATCCGGGAATACCGAGCGCCAGCAGAGGAACCAGAGATCCGCCGACCATTGCGTTGTTGGCGCTTTCCGCAGCATAGATGCCATCCGGATTGCCTTCGCCGAATGTTTCCGGCTCGCTGGAACTGCGTTTTGCCTCTCCGTAGGCGATGAAGCTGGCAATCGAGGCACCGGCACCGGGCAGGATGCCGATCAGGACGCCGATGATGCTGGACCGCAGAATGAGAAAGGGCCGGGCAACGGCACGGGCGAAGGCCTTGCCGACAGCGCCCGGCTGCCTGGGCAGCTCGGCAACATGCTCCTTGCCCTGACCAATCAGATTCAGCATCTGCGCCATTGCGAAGAAGCCGAGAATGGCCGGTATCAGGCTGATGCCGGATTCAAGCTGATAGGTTCCGAAGGTAAAGCGGGAATAACCGGATGTCGGATCAATACCGACAGTCGACATCCAGAGCCCCAGTGACGCCATCGCCATCCCCTTGGCAAAGGACTGGGCTGTCAGGGTGCAGACGGTGGCAAGACCGGCGATGGCCAGCCAGAAGGTTTCCGGCGCCCCGAAAGCCAGTGACCATCGGGCCAGGGTTGGTGTGAAGAACAGCAATACAGCGGCCCCGAACAGCCCGCCAATGGCGGAGCCGATCACGGCAATCGAGATTGCTTCCCGTGCCCGTCCCTTGCCGGCAAGGGGAAAGCCGTCCATGGCGGTACAGATGGCCGCCGGTGTTCCCGGTGTATTCAGCAGAACGGCAGAAATCGATCCGCCAAATTCCGCCGCCATATAGATGGCACCCAGCAGAATAAGGGCGCTGGCGGGATCAAGGGTAAAGGTCAGCGGCAGGATCAGTGCAATCGAGACGGAAGCACTGATGCCCGGCAAGGCACCGCCGAACATGCCGAGCGTCACGCCCAGGAAGATCAGGCCAATACCGACTGGTGACAGGGCGTAACTCAGCCCATCCATAATGAATTCGACCATGGTCTTCTCTTCCCGGGTATGATGTTACGGACTGCTTACTGCTTGAATTCTTTCAGCAGCCAGTCGTTGTTCTTCAGGAAGTTGTCGATATAGACCTGCGTTTCCTCATGGTTCATGTAGTCTGCGGGCAGACCCAGCGCCTTCAGGTCCGCTATGAAACCGGGGTCTTCCGACATCGCTTTCAGGCCTTTGCGCAGAATTTCGACGCGGGCCATATCGATACCTTTCGGTGCAACAAAACCACGGGTCACATAGTCAACGACATCGTAACCCAGTTCACGAAGCGTTGGTGTGTCCGGTGCAAGGGCACTGCGTTTCTCTCCGGCGAAAGCCAGGGGGCGCAGTTCATCCTTGTACTGAACGGCATGCATGACGTTGGTATTCAGCACGGCAACCTCGTTGCTGAGCACGCCCTTGACCTGCTTTGAACCGCCGCCATAGGCGATTTCCGCGATATCGATACCGGCTGCCTTCTCCAGCATTTTCACCAGACCATGACCGCCGGACCGCTTGCCATTCATACCCATGGTAAGTTTGCCGGGGTTGGCTTTGGCGAACTTGACCAGATCATCGAAGGTTTTGAATTCGCTGCTGGCCGGAACCATGAAGCCTGACGGTATGCGAACCGGCTGGGCAATGTGAACCAGATCGTCCAGCTGAAAGCCGCTCTGGCCGTCGGGACGGGTCTGGCTCCAGTAGATGATATGGGGGATCAGTGCTGTGAACAGGGTATAGCCGTCTGTTTCGCCGTTGGCGATGAAGTCATTCAGTGCAACCTGTCCGCCGCCGCCGGGTTTGTTGACAACGACCATGTCGACGCCGAGATGCTTTGGTGCATGTTTGGCGATCGTCCGGGCAAACCGGTCGGCACCGCCTCCGGCACCGGTTCCGACAATCACCGTGATCGGCTTGTCGGGAAAGTCAGCTGCGGCTGGCGTAAAAGATGTTGCCGTCAGTGATGCGGCAACAGCGACCGCGACTGCGGTCAGGGTGTATTTCGAACGAGTCTTTATGCTCGGCATGGTTTCCTCCCGGGTGGTTGAATTAAAGGGGCAGTATCCCCATCGGCAATGTGACCCTGAGGAAGACGACAAAGCAGGCCGTCAGCAGGGTGACAAAGAACAGTCCGGCCAGACTGTTGGTCAGCAGTGCGCGTCGCGAAAAAGCCGCGCTGTCTGCTGCGCTGGCGCAGATGACAAACAACAGGAAAGAAACAATCGGGAACCCGATCGGTTTCAGCAAAACCAGTGCCGCGAGGAAAGCGGCAACGACCACCAGCAACCGTCCCCAGACAACGCCGGTAAACGGTTTTTCGGTGTCGCTGGCCGGTTTCAGAAAATTGCGAAACAGCGTCATGACACTGCTGATTCCGATCAGTGCGGCGGCGACCTGCGGAAAGCGTCCGGCACCGCCCTGCAGCCCGGAAGAGCTGTAGAATATCCATCCTGAAAGGATCAGCAGAGCCGTTGATAACAGGAGTTCGCCGCGTCGCTGTGTCATGTCAGGCAACCTCTCCGACAGATGATTCTCCACCGCCGGTGGAGCGGGCAAAGGCCTGGAAACTGCGATCCCGCGATGCCCGTACCTGCTGGCGAAGGGCATCGGTCAGTGTCTCGTATGATCCGGACCGGATGGCCGCGATAATCAGTCCGTGACCGCGGTTCGAGTCGGTGTTGTAGGCCAGAACCCGGTCGGGGAAATGCCGTTCCGGAAGAAAGCTCTGGATACGAAAAAGACGAAGTTCCTTGAACAGGCCGAGAAAGATATCTTCCAGCCGCCTGTTCCCTGTACCGCTGAGCAAGATCTTGTGGAACTGCAGATTGGTCGGGAAAAAGCTTTCGAGGTCACCGGCCGCAATACCCGCATCCATTTCATTTACAAAGACCTGAAGCTGATCTGCAAAACCGGCAGGCGCGTTTTCTATGATGCCCCTGGCAATGATGCCTGACAGCTCTTCCCGGATGGCGAAAAGGTCCGTTGCCTCTTTGACGGATATCTTGCGGACAAAGCTGCCCCGCTGCGGGAAGGCTTCAATGATGCGCTCGCTTTCCAGGGCACGGCAGGCCTCGCGAATGGGGCCGCGGCTGACGCCAAGTTCGGTCGCCAGATGACTTTCATTTACCTTCGTTCCCGGCGGTATGGATCCCCCGTAGATACGCCGCTCCAGATCGGTCAGAACCTGTGTGGCAAGGTTGGGTGCACGGTTAAGCATTCATTCTCTCCATGTAAAAACGTTAAATGTTAACATTTTTAATGTCAACATTTTGATGTCAGCAAAAAATGACGTCTCAGTGTAAAGACAGGTCGTACACAGGCGTCAATTATCTGCATACTGTCGGCATAAATCGATTCAGGGAGTTCGGTTATGCCCGAGATCGTCGCTGAAGTTGTTGAGAGAGTTCGTCGTCTGCTGAAGAACGGACCGGTTTCGGTCGGGCAGATT
Coding sequences within:
- a CDS encoding response regulator, whose amino-acid sequence is MSERILSGDKRSLRLILAAFYIAVTAGAVSFAVTRFLDYESQLQDKAMINARKVAGDLDDVINNAATVVALLQRLAIDLHESRPPFAPPTDLFLALQEDANGHFNLDHPARGFSPSLVGNMTGVGPLTGRKDDFMAEMEMALALRTVFRLARERQPDIPWVYYTSLNRFQLVYPWVPSTWVAYSDKVLESERFAAGAPERNPEKGEFLTRVYEDNGGQGPVITIGRPIYLEDRFAGVVAVDLALRQLNRFIEAFPEQYGRLILSERDGNVFLPVGSQLSRADHEIALPLNAADWTLYLSVDRSLQIATALRAASWEIGVSLLLLMFVGLFEWRRRIGGRIVAQKEELACTNLALEQAREVAETATQAKSNFLASMSHEIRTPMNGVMSMAELLDQTELDDDQRGMTTIIRQSSSALLGIINDILDFSKIEAGRLDIEMLNIDPGEITKDVGDLLALRAEEKGLHLAVDIDPRLPQRLKGDPTRLRQILLNLGGNAIKFTETGTVSLRICLPILCPTEAGSELRLRLEVEDTGIGLSEEQKARLFQPFEQADSSTARKFGGTGLGLAISHRLADMMGGRIGVESVPGEGSTFWVEIPMTIVDPRPVMPPADISDCAVAVVGFEDTPFEMIERALRFARAPDPVRLDSPQALFDAAKAGTLPGLILVEAMLAGGQGVSLARQLNRIAPDPERKLVLVASRLLFSSLSSAERAGYYANLIHPVRRIRLWNVMAASRGRVELEKLNMTGMASDAGFVPPPLEQARAANAVILVAEDNKTNQVVISRHLQRLGYAHEVVNDGRQALERLEEDGFGLLLTDFHMPEMDGFELTEAIRSGEAGTGRHLPIVALTADALVGTEQHCLDAGMDAYLTKPIESARLAAMLESRLPQALDLRQRGGAKEPVPSAVMDSIDPDIFALDRLTDSFGAFDDEARDFLREFVEDLPDRIKRIEVAVSVGNVPTAREEAHSLKGAALSIGATRLGNLASDLQDMLDAEDIESAELVATVLSPTVDELRDAIDRLMT
- a CDS encoding response regulator, with product MAVDFKNTRVLVIDDEGYIRRLICKSLRQLDILNIYEAEEGQYGLQQVVRVRPHLVLCDIHMEPVDGLTFLRKLRAAKLESIRNTPVVFLTGDSHIDTVVKARDLEPNGYMVKPVSVTDLRQRIQSVLDK
- a CDS encoding EamA family transporter, with product MSDLAKGLFITIGGVLVLTPDSLLIRLAGTDPWTLIFWRGLLYGGTITIGYLLLKRRRALASYLSIGRAGLIASFFFSLNAFTFVLAMDNTSVANVLILVATSPLFSGLFGLFFLGEQLRWRTWAAIAVSLCGVAIIALPNLGEGAIFGDAMAITTAASLAAAFTIFRANSSIDMAPTVSISGFLTAGLALSVGATPVMTSESAPWILMMGCFVLPVAFIAFAVGPRYLPAAQVSLILLLETVLGPVWVWWALDEGVGPLTLLGGGIILVALTVDSLFALRNHRRALKSVARPGGNVISSKNNGRKS
- a CDS encoding SIS domain-containing protein; this translates as MAAATATRDALKKPFARLVEVCATSVRNGGKILFFGNGGSAGDAQHLATELAVRYVSNREPIAAIALTTDTSALTAIGNDLGFDQLFARQIHAIGKAGDVALGITTSGRSPNVTLALKQAKAMGLIAAGLTGRDGGDLPGLADPLLVVPFDVTARIQEMHITLGQMLCGALEIELGLVPAPAV
- the rfaE1 gene encoding D-glycero-beta-D-manno-heptose-7-phosphate kinase, which produces MTDPSTLAADVEKLSSAKVLVVGDLMLDRFIYGRADRISPEAPIPVLRMDHAESMLGGAGNVVRNLSALGASSAFLTIVGDDDAGRDVTHLVAEAERTEPFLLVERGRQTTIKTRYFASGQQLLRADQETTTPADQTTRRKIIDLARDLLGEYNVLVLSDYGKGVLDDGLSRDLIDLALAMGRPVIVDPKGDDYERYRGATLVTPNKKELGVATRLPVDGDNNAIVASRELAAKCGIQNVLVTRSQEGMTLVEGSGQEFHLPAEAREVFDVSGAGDTVVATLSAAISAGVSHLDSARLANTAAGIVVGKVGTAAVFAEELMAALHHQDIAAAEAKVLVRAALLERVSRWRRQGLKVGFTNGCFDLLHPGHVILLRKARAACDRLVLGLNSDASVQRLKGPERPVQTEAARSTVLSSLAAVDVVTIFGEDTPLELIRAIRPDVLVKGADYAVSEVVGADIVQAAGGEVMLVDIEEGHSTTAIIDRSRS
- a CDS encoding hydrolase; protein product: MKKIVKAVTLFAEDHVATLLDAARCGDLVELSSGEQVQAREDMDIYFKICIRPVRKGEVIRKYGQAIGEATTDIAPGEKVHIHNLRSRRAVADN
- a CDS encoding C4-dicarboxylate ABC transporter permease; the protein is MVEFIMDGLSYALSPVGIGLIFLGVTLGMFGGALPGISASVSIALILPLTFTLDPASALILLGAIYMAAEFGGSISAVLLNTPGTPAAICTAMDGFPLAGKGRAREAISIAVIGSAIGGLFGAAVLLFFTPTLARWSLAFGAPETFWLAIAGLATVCTLTAQSFAKGMAMASLGLWMSTVGIDPTSGYSRFTFGTYQLESGISLIPAILGFFAMAQMLNLIGQGKEHVAELPRQPGAVGKAFARAVARPFLILRSSIIGVLIGILPGAGASIASFIAYGEAKRSSSEPETFGEGNPDGIYAAESANNAMVGGSLVPLLALGIPGSASAAILYGSLTINGIIPGPRLFIEHGDVAYRFIVALFPICLAMLLTGLVLMPLYSLILRIRVVHIVPAVFALTIVGAFSVRNNAFDIYVAFACGLLGFILLRLRYAIAPLILGLVLGPLVEESYTRSASLARVDGSLLAYFFGRPLSIVLISITVIIVLSAFWAPMIKPWLNRQRQGKQVK
- a CDS encoding FCD domain-containing protein, which gives rise to MLNRAPNLATQVLTDLERRIYGGSIPPGTKVNESHLATELGVSRGPIREACRALESERIIEAFPQRGSFVRKISVKEATDLFAIREELSGIIARGIIENAPAGFADQLQVFVNEMDAGIAAGDLESFFPTNLQFHKILLSGTGNRRLEDIFLGLFKELRLFRIQSFLPERHFPDRVLAYNTDSNRGHGLIIAAIRSGSYETLTDALRQQVRASRDRSFQAFARSTGGGESSVGEVA